Proteins encoded in a region of the Suncus etruscus isolate mSunEtr1 chromosome 1, mSunEtr1.pri.cur, whole genome shotgun sequence genome:
- the LOC126011560 gene encoding olfactory receptor 2A2-like, whose amino-acid sequence MGGNQSWFPEFILVGFQLSAEIEVLLFSIFLLLYMSNLLANGIILALIWLDLNLHSPMYFFLSHLAIIDMAYASSNLPKFLENLVMHKNTIPYVSCAMQMILYLALASTECMILLVMSYDRYVAICHPLQYTLIMNWKKCKVLAIISWSCGFSVTLGNLIFFLRFHFCESLHVNNFYCEILAVLKLACGDTLINRIYVLTVGVFIIIGPLSLMLVSYMHILWAILKIQSKEGRKKAFYTCSSHLCVVGFYFGIAMLFYCVPDDGHHDEQKKILSLFYNLFNPLLNPLVYSVRNAQVKTAFKKVMKKWRII is encoded by the coding sequence ATGGGAGGTAACCAGTCATGGTTCCCAGAATTCATCCTGGTGGGATTTCAGCTCAGTGCAGAAATAGAAGTGCTCCTGTTCTCTATCTTCTTGCTGCTATACATGTCCAACCTGCTGGCAAATGGCATAATATTAGCACTCATTTGGTTAGACCTCAATCTACACTCGCCCATGTATTTCTTCCTGTCTCACCTGGCCATCATTGACATGGCCTATGCTTCCAGTAACTTGCCCAAATTTCTGGAGAACTTAGTGATGCATAAAAATACTATCCCCTATGTGTCATGTGCTATGCAGATGATCTTGTATTTGGCTCTTGCTTCTACAGAGTGCATGATTTTGTTGGTGATGTCTTATGACAGGTATGTGGCAATCTGCCACCCCCTCCAGTACACTCTCATCATGAACTGGAAAAAGTGCAAGGTCCTAGCCATCATTTCCTGGTCATGTGGTTTTTCTGTGACCCTAGGaaatctaattttctttcttagattTCATTTCTGTGAATCTCTGCATGTGAACAATTTCTACTGTGAAATCCTAGCTGTCCTGAAATTAGCTTGTGGTGACACTTTGATAAACAGAATTTATGTACTTACTGTTGGTGTGTTCATCATAATTGGACCTCTTTCTCTAATGCTGGTTTCCTATATGCATATTCTCTGGGCAATCCTGAAGATACAGTCAAAGGAGGGTCGCAAAAAGGCCTTCTATACCTGCTCCTCCCATCTCTGTGTAGTTGGGTTCTACTTTGGTATAGCCATGTTGTTTTACTGTGTCCCAGACGATGGACACCATGATGAGCAGAAGAAAATCCTTTCACTGTTTTATAACCTGTTCAATCCATTGTTGAACCCCCTTGTCTACAGTGTGAGGAATGCTCAGGTAAAGACTGCCTTCAAGAAAGTCATGAAAAAATGGAGGATAATATAA